A single window of Rhipicephalus microplus isolate Deutch F79 chromosome 5, USDA_Rmic, whole genome shotgun sequence DNA harbors:
- the IntS11 gene encoding integrator complex subunit 11, with protein sequence MPQISVTPLGAGQDVGRSCILLSIGGKNVMLDCGMHMGFNDERRFPDFSYITQEGPLNEHLDCVIISHFHLDHCGALPYMTEMVGYSGPVYMTHPTKAICPILLEDFRKITVDRKGETNFFTSAMIRDCMRKVVAVNLHQAVQVDDELEIKAYYAGHVLGAAMFRIRVGSQSVVYTGDYNMTPDRHLGAAWLDKCRPDLLITESTYATTIRDSKRCRERDFLTKVHDCIDKGGKVLIPVFALGRAQELCILLETYWDRMNLRVPIYFAVGLTEKATNYYKMFITWTNQKIRKTFVQRNMFDFKHIKPFDRAFIDNPGPMVVFATPGMLHAGLSLQIFKKWAPFEANMVIMPGYCVAGTVGHKILGGARKVELDNRQVVEVKMSVQYMSFSAHADAKGIMQLIQQCEPANVLLVHGEAGKMDFLRKKIRQEFAIDCSMPANGETVVIETPDTVPIDVAVPLLKHALGSDSKRPKLIHGALVMHDRGVRLLDSRQAMQELGLTSHQIRFTTTVASPRAVLADALYTRLRDRLPGVQLLPDGSIAIASALVKVGGQEDDASSRAICVSWTLQDEDLGSHLLSLVQEMAAV encoded by the coding sequence ATGCCTCAAATAAGTGTCACTCCTCTGGGTGCTGGCCAGGACGTGGGACGCAGCTGTATTCTACTGAGCATTGGCGGCAAAAATGTGATGCTGGACTGTGGCATGCACATGGGCTTCAACGACGAGCGACGATTTCCAGACTTCAGCTACATAACGCAGGAGGGCCCGCTCAACGAGCACCTAGACTGTGTTATCATAAGTCACTTTCACCTAGACCATTGCGGTGCCCTGCCTTACATGACGGAGATGGTGGGGTACTCGGGTCCCGTTTACATGACGCACCCGACTAAGGCGATTTGTCCCATCTTGCTTGAAGACTTCCGTAAGATCACTGTGGACCGCAAAGGCGAGACAAACTTCTTCACATCTGCCATGATCCGCGACTGCATGCGCAAGGTGGTCGCAGTAAACCTGCATCAGGCTGTTCAAGTGGACGATGAGCTGGAGATAAAAGCGTACTATGCTGGACACGTATTGGGAGCTGCAATGTTCCGCATTAGAGTTGGCTCCCAGTCGGTGGTCTACACCGGCGATTACAACATGACCCCTGACCGGCACCTTGGTGCAGCTTGGTTGGACAAGTGCCGACCAGACCTGCTcatcaccgaatcgacgtacGCCACCACTATACGTGACTCCAAACGTTGCCGCGAGCGCGACTTTTTGACCAAAGTACACGACTGCATCGATAAAGGCGGCAAGGTTCTCATACCCGTGTTTGCACTAGGTCGTGCCCAGGAACTCTGCATCCTGCTTGAAACGTACTGGGACCGCATGAACCTTCGTGTTCCAATCTACTTCGCCGTTGGCCTCACCGAAAAGGCTACCAACTACTACAAGATGTTCATCACGTGGACAAACCAGAAAATCCGCAAAACCTTCGTGCAGCGAAACATGTTCGACTTCAAGCACATTAAGCCCTTCGATCGAGCCTTCATTGACAACCCAGGGCCCATGGTAGTGTTTGCCACACCTGGGATGTTGCATGCTGGGCTGTCGCTGCAAATATTCAAGAAGTGGGCTCCCTTCGAAGCAAACATGGTCATCATGCCAGGGTATTGCGTGGCTGGCACCGTAGGACACAAGATTCTCGGTGGTGCACGCAAGGTGGAGCTGGACAATCGACAGGTTGTTGAGGTCAAGATGTCAGTGCAATACATGTCCTTCAGTGCACACGCTGACGCCAAGGGCATTATGCAGCTCATCCAGCAGTGTGAGCCAGCCAACGTGCTACTTGTCCATGGCGAAGCAGGAAAAATGGACTTCCTGCGCAAAAAGATTCGGCAAGAGTTTGCCATCGACTGCTCTATGCCAGCTAATGGCGAGACTGTGGTCATCGAGACACCTGACACGGTGCCCATCGACGTAGCGGTGCCATTGCTCAAACATGCACTGGGCTCGGACAGCAAGCGACCGAAGTTGATCCACGGAGCTCTTGTAATGCACGATCGTGGAGTGCGGCTACTGGACTCTAGACAGGCCATGCAGGAACTTGGTTTGACGAGCCATCAAATACGCTTTACCACTACCGTAGCTTCTCCAAGGGCTGTATTGGCGGACGCATTGTATACCCGTCTGAGGGATCGGCTGCCAGGTGTGCAACTGCTGCCCGATGGCTCTATTGCTATTGCCTCAGCATTGGTCAAAGTGGGTGGGCAAGAAGATGACGCCTCGAGTAGGGCAATATGTGTGTCATGGACTCTGCAAGACGAAGACCTAGGAAGCCATCTCCTCAGTCTGGTTCAGGAGATGGCTGCAGTGTGA